One genomic region from Capra hircus breed San Clemente chromosome 18, ASM170441v1, whole genome shotgun sequence encodes:
- the LOC102191453 gene encoding secretoglobin family 2B member 2-like: MPQKPCPEQSTPAAAMMKGALLVLALLVTRELTFKTTEAEACPVFYGGVAALLLGSKTLLNSTLDLVDTTDEEKAAFGKAQDCFNEAGFDAKLKIVELVGSIIFDKDCSGYQVSTVVNSLFGIILSAVSLVK; encoded by the exons ATGCCGCAGAAACCCTGCCCTGAGCAGAGCACTCCAGCTGCCGCCATGATGAAGGGAGCACTGCTTGTGCTGGCCTTGCTGGTGACGAGAGAGCTGACCTTCAAGACGACTGAGG CGGAAGCCTGCCCTGTGTTTTATGGCGGGGTTGCTGCGTTGTTACTTGGAAGCAAAACATTGTTGAATTCAACGCTCGATTTGGTTGATACTACTGATGAGGAAAAGGCAGCCTTTGGAAAAGCCCAGGATTGCTTCAATGAGGCGGGATTTGACGCCAAGCTGAAGATTGTAGAACTCGTG GGTTCCATCATCTTTGACAAGGATTGTTCCGGCTATCAAGTGTCCACGGTTGTGAACAGTCTTTTTGGAATAATTCTCAGTGCAGTCTCTTTGGTGAAATAG